A window of the Halichoerus grypus chromosome 2, mHalGry1.hap1.1, whole genome shotgun sequence genome harbors these coding sequences:
- the ZNF652 gene encoding zinc finger protein 652: MSHAASSRQERVESCAVHAAGMAQEDSRRAPVPSAFYHGANQELDLSTKVYKRESGSPYSVLVDPKMSKPHLHEAEEQPYFREPRAVSDVHAVKEDRENSDDTEEEEEEEVSYKREQIIVEVNLNNQTLNVSKGEKGVSSQSKETPVLKTSSEEEEEEESEEEATDDSNDYGENRRQKKKEKTAEKASVTHRRTRRAGSVATATTSPTPRTTRGRRKSVEPPKRKKRAAKEPKAPVQKAKCEEKETLTCEKCPRVFNTRWYLEKHMNVTHRRMQICDKCGKKFVLESELSLHQQTDCEKNIQCVSCNKSFKKLWSLHEHIKIVHGYAEKKFSCEICEKKFYTMAHVRKHMVAHTKDMPFTCETCGKSFKRSMSLKVHSLQHSGEKPFRCENCDERFQYKYQLRSHMSIHIGHKQFMCQWCGKDFNMKQYFDEHMKTHTGEKPFICEICGKSFTSRPNMKRHRRTHTGEKPYPCDVCGQRFRFSNMLKAHKEKCFRVTSPVNVPPAVQIPLTTSPATPVPSVVNTPTTPTPPISMNPVSTLPPRPIPHPFSHLHIHPHPHHPHHLPIPPVPHLPPPPALFKSEPLNHRGPGEDNFLRHLAEKNSSAQHH; encoded by the exons ATGAGCCACGCAGCCAGCTCTCGCCAGGAGCGGGTGGAAAGCTGCGCTGTGCATGCAGCAGGGATGGCCCAAGAAGATAGCCGTCGGGCTCCAGTGCCATCTGCCTTTTATCATGGTGCCAACCAAGAACTTGACCTGTCCACCAAAGTGTACAAAAGGGAATCGGGAAGTCCTTATTCTGTGTTAGTGGACCCCAAGATGAGCAAGCCCCATCTCCACGAAGCCGAGGAACAGCCGTATTTCAGGGAGCCAAGGGCAGTGTCTGATGTGCATGCTGTTAAGGAAGACCGGGAGAATTCTGATGacacggaggaggaggaggaggaggaggtttcTTACAAAAGGGAGCAGATCATAGTGGAGGTAAACCTTAATAACCAAACGTTAAATGTATCTAAAGGGGAAAAGGGTGTCTCTTCTCAGTCCAAAGAGACTCCTGTTCTTAAGACAAgcagcgaggaggaggaggaggaggagagtgaggaaGAGGCCACCGATGACAGCAATGACTATGGAGAGAAcagaaggcagaagaagaaggagaagacagCGGAGAAGGCCAGCGTCACACacaggagaaccaggagagccgGCTCCGTGGCCACGGCCACCACTTCCCCAACTCCCAGGACGACAAGAGGGCGTAGGAAGAGCGTAGAGCCGCCTAAGCGTAAGAAGCGGGCTGCCAAGGAGCCCAAAGCGCCGGTCCAGAAAGCTAAGTGTGAAGAGAAAGAGACTCTGACCTGTGAGAAGTGCCCCAGGGTGTTTAATACTCGCTGGTACCTGGAGAAGCACATGAACGTTACTCACAGGCGCATGCAGATTTGTGATAAGTGTGGCAAGAAGTTTGTCCTGGAAAGTGAGCTGTCCCTTCACCAGCAAACagactgtgaaaaaaatattcag TGTGTTTCCTGTAACAAATCGTTCAAGAAACTCTGGTCCCTTCATGAACACATCAAGATCGTCCATGGATATGCAGAAAAGAAGTTTTCCTGTGAAATTTGTGAGAAGAAATTCTATACCATGGCTCATGTGCGGAAACACATGGTTG CACACACGAAAGACATGCCATTTACATGCGAAACCTGTGGAAAGTCGTTCAAACGCAGCATGTCCCTCAAGGTGCACTCCTTGCAGCATTCTGGAGAGAAGCCCTTCAGATGCGAG AACTGTGACGAAAGGTTTCAGTACAAGTACCAGCTGCGCTCCCACATGAGCATCCACATTGGGCACAAACAGTTCATGTGCCAGTGGTGTGGCAAGGACTTCAACATGAAGCAGTACTTCGACGAACACATGAAAACACACACTG GAGAGAAACCCTTTATCTGTGAAATCTGTGGCAAAAGCTTCACCAGCCGCCCCAACATGAAGAGGCACCGCAGAACTCACACAGGCGAGAAGCCCTATCCGTGTGACGTGTGTGGCCAGCGGTTCCGCTTCTCCAACATGCTTAAGGCCCACAAGGAGAAGTGCTTTCGGGTGACCAGCCCCGTGAATGTGCCGCCTGCTGTCCAGATCCCACTCACAACTTCCCCGGCCACCCCAGTTCCTTCTGTGGTGAACACACCCACGACCCCCACCCCTCCGATCAGTATGAATCCTGTGAGCACTCTTCCCCCCcggcccatcccccaccccttctcacACCTCCACATCCACCCAcaccctcaccacccccaccacctccccatccctccggtccctcacctccccccacctccagctctctTTAAGAGCGAGCCTTTAAATCATAGAGGCCCGGGTGAGGACAACTTTCTGCGGCACCTGGCCGAGAAGAACAGTTCAGCACAGCATCATTAA